CTACGATCAGGCGGCATTCAAGCGCTTTTTTACCTTTGCCAAGTACAATTTCAGTTTCAAAGCATGCCTGTTTATTGGTCCGCATGCGCTCATAAAGTGAGGACCAGTCAATTACTTTGCCTGTTGCCTTATGAACAGGTTTCCATTTCGGTTGCAGTCTGTTAAGAAAAAAGGCTTTCCGCTCTGTAACTCCTCTCAAATAAGCCATTGTAACATAACCCAGGTCCCGGATATGTAGATCATCTTTAGCTATGCGGCATGCTGTTCTCTTTGAATAACTCTGATCATTTTTTGTTGCCTTGGTTAACTCCAGGTTCTCCCAATCTCCATTTTTGAGGTCAAAGGAGTATTGTATGTTCATTAGCGGATTGGTAACAGCTCCTCCATAACCCGGATAACTCTCTTTATATTCATCAGGCAGGCAGAACTTACAAGAGTCGGTAATCAGTACCCGCGCGAATGGTTGCCAGGTATCGTGATTCCGGATAGCTAATCTGGTAGCCATTTGTTCGGCTAAAACCAGCTTCATAAATTCAACACCACTTTCGTTAAACCGTTTATGCAAGCCGACTTTGCTCAATGACTTACCGCTTTGCCTAATCAGGTCATCGCAACAATCCTGAAGGCTAATCTGGTGATCAATGCTATTGAATACAAGCGTATCAATAAATGCTTCTGGCTTAAGTTTAGAACTACGACGACAAAAACCGCTTTGGCGGGCGAGTTCAGCAATTTTATCAGCCTTAATAACCGAGCAGATGGAACTATTCAGGGTATCCGAATAATCTGAAACGAATCTACTTTTATCAAAAATGAAAGGAGCTTTTCCCTTAGCAAAAAGCACTTCGTCTGAAAAAAAGTGTTATATTTATACAAGAAAAGGCGGTCTTGCCTGGAAACAAACCGCCTTTTCAATAAATATTAAAACTATACAAATATGGGAAAATCTAATTGGTTTTGCCCTACGGCGAAGCCTCGCATTATTCTCTTTTCAAATTTTCTTCGACAAAAAAATCCTTAAGTTAACGGCTATGGGTTCCTACCGAGTGGCAACTATCTCACGGCCTCCGGCCGCCGAGGCCCGGTTCCTGGTTGAAGTTTAGCGACAGCGTAACCTCGACTTTAACTGTATTAAACTTTCAACTTAAGTTTTTCGATTTGAATAGATATTTAACGCTGCATCCCGGAAGCAGAATGCTTCCGCCACTTTAGGTCGAAGTTACGCTGTCGCTAAACTTCGACCAGTATTGGCCCGTTAGGATTTTTACTATGATCTATGAACCATCAACTATGAACCACTCAATACATAAAATTCATCCCAACCGAATAATTCCTTAAAGGTGCAGCGTTATAATACCTGTTGCCAACCGCATTAAGATCATTACCCAGGCTGTATTTTTCGTTCAGCAGGTTATCCGTGGCAGCAAAAATCTCAAAGCGGGTTTTACGCTCGATAAGCGGCTGATAGCTAACCCTTGCCTGCAACAGGTTATACCGGTTTGCATAAACGGTGGCAGCATCATTAAGCGGGATTTTTGAAGTGAAGTTATGCTGTACAAACAATGCCAGATTTTCAGGAAACCGGATCTGCAAGCTGGTAACAAACACATTTTTAGGAACTCCGGTAAGCCTGTTGCCCGAGTAGTTGGCATTGGTGACAATATAATCCCTAAACCTGAAATGGCTGTAAGTGAATGATTCATTAAACTGCAGTCCGCGGATAAACAAGTATCTGTTCGGTCGGATGATCCAGTAGTATAATGAAGCTTCGGTGCCCAGTTGATTGGTGCCGCCGGCGTTAATGTAATGCTCGGTTTCATCAGCATTAAGGCGGCGTACTATGGCATTATCTAAGCGGTAGTAATAAACCGATGCGTCAAGCATCAAGGTTTCGTCGCTGTTGCGGAGGCGGAAGCCGGTTTCATAGTTCCAGCCGTATTGTGCCTGTAAGCTGGTGTTGATGATATTGTCTGTGGGCCTTACCTCGGCAGTGGTTGGGCTCGAATAGCCGCGGCTTACACTCGCCCTCCAGGCCAGCGGGTTAACAATCTGGTAGGATAGGGCCAGCCTCGGCATTAGCTGCGCACTGAAGCTGCGCTTGGTAAAGTTATTTTGAGCGAGGGGATAAACATTTTTAAAATCATATCCATAGTTATTTAAACTCGCGGCCGCTTCAATATGCAGGCGTTTATAAACATCGGCCGCATAGCGTACAAACAAAAAATGCTGGTTGGTGCGGATGTCATCAATGGTTTGGGTGGTATCCTTTACGCCCTGCCTGTTGCCGTAGTTGGCAATGTGCGAGTTGGTTTGCTGCCACTCAAAACCGAGATCAATCTTCCAGTCGAGGTTGGTTTTTTTAT
The sequence above is a segment of the Mucilaginibacter celer genome. Coding sequences within it:
- a CDS encoding IS4 family transposase gives rise to the protein MLFAKGKAPFIFDKSRFVSDYSDTLNSSICSVIKADKIAELARQSGFCRRSSKLKPEAFIDTLVFNSIDHQISLQDCCDDLIRQSGKSLSKVGLHKRFNESGVEFMKLVLAEQMATRLAIRNHDTWQPFARVLITDSCKFCLPDEYKESYPGYGGAVTNPLMNIQYSFDLKNGDWENLELTKATKNDQSYSKRTACRIAKDDLHIRDLGYVTMAYLRGVTERKAFFLNRLQPKWKPVHKATGKVIDWSSLYERMRTNKQACFETEIVLGKGKKALECRLIVVPVAEQTWAERIRKAQKQAKSRGRELSEEYKQRCRFSVFITNVDPAIFNSNDVIELYRLRWQIELIFKSWKSLLNLHRIKPVKKERFECLLLARFIWILINWKIFRCLDDSIQKENREYACSHWKFFKQARLWAYALRMVMNHNITFEAWLELFIFPIIKSLLIEPKKGKKASFCIVNDIFNPLS
- a CDS encoding TonB-dependent receptor; the encoded protein is MKTIAYHPFMLKLFTTLTFVVAATVTVNAQNKIPQKKDTTQLQPVVIKGYLNEQPIIGVPASVSVLGAAQLRIQPDNSFVNALNTVPGVRTEERSPGSYRLSLRGSLLRSPFGVRDVKIYFDDIPLTDAGGNSYLNAIDIAAIQKVEILKGPDGSLFGANSGGVAILSPLNRYNDSTFISAGVSGGSYGLFHEKTNAQLKSADYTLNINQSYQTYHGYRQNSDMHRNYLQLADSWNYSGKNTLKALGIFSDLAYQTPGGLNLAQYNTDPRLARQPTATLPGAIQQHIRITTKMYLGGLTNEYHFNNHIRNVLAVFGNHVDFANPFITNYEQRSENTYGFRTYFELTGNKKTNLDWKIDLGFEWQQTNSHIANYGNRQGVKDTTQTIDDIRTNQHFLFVRYAADVYKRLHIEAAASLNNYGYDFKNVYPLAQNNFTKRSFSAQLMPRLALSYQIVNPLAWRASVSRGYSSPTTAEVRPTDNIINTSLQAQYGWNYETGFRLRNSDETLMLDASVYYYRLDNAIVRRLNADETEHYINAGGTNQLGTEASLYYWIIRPNRYLFIRGLQFNESFTYSHFRFRDYIVTNANYSGNRLTGVPKNVFVTSLQIRFPENLALFVQHNFTSKIPLNDAATVYANRYNLLQARVSYQPLIERKTRFEIFAATDNLLNEKYSLGNDLNAVGNRYYNAAPLRNYSVGMNFMY